In Strigops habroptila isolate Jane chromosome 6, bStrHab1.2.pri, whole genome shotgun sequence, a single genomic region encodes these proteins:
- the ENPP5 gene encoding ectonucleotide pyrophosphatase/phosphodiesterase family member 5, whose translation MLPPKKGRIPSRIAMNCLWRVLAIFLPFLPSTLSLQPAQARVLLVSFDGFRWDYIYKASTPNFHYAMENGVHVKQVTNIFITKTYPNHYTMVTGLYAESHGVVANEMYDPILNETFSLNKMEVYNSKFWEEATPIWITNQREGHKTGAAMWPGTDVKIHGAFPTYYMPYDFAVSFEDRVARLIDWFTSEEPINFGLLYWEQPDQMGHILGPENPLMGPVISDIDKKLGYLVSELKKAKLWDVVNVIITSDHGMSQSSSERLIELDQYVNRELYEVIEQSPVVAILPKEGKLDEVYEALANAHPNMTVYKKEQIPDRLHYKHNSRIQPILAVADEGWEILHKKSDGFQPGNHGYDNILPEMHPIFLAFGPAFRKNATKEAMNSTDLYPLLCHLLGINPLPNNGSFNAVKDILAEEVPFGADTYATVVGVFLGSFLVMVFIAVFVKHFILVQANTMQMQHTEAAQPLLQD comes from the exons ATGTTGCCTCCGAAGAAGGGACGAATACCTTCCAGAATAGCCATGAACTGTTTATGGAGAGTCCTGGCAATTTTCTTACCATTTCTTCCAAGCACATTGTCTCTCCAGCCAGCCCAGGCCAGAGTGTTGCTGGTATCTTTTGATGGATTTCGGTGGGATTACATCTATAAAGCCTCAACTCCCAATTTTCATTATGCCATGGAGAATGGTGTTCATGTCAAACAGGTCACTAACATATTTATAACGAAAACGTATCCTAATCATTATACAATGGTGACTGGTCTCTATGCAGAAAGCCACGGTGTAGTTGCTAATGAGATGTATGATCCTATTCTGAATGAAACTTTCTCTTTGAACAAAATGGAAGTCTATAACTCCAAGTTCTGGGAAGAAGCCACTCCAATATGGATAACGAACCAGAGGGAAGGGCATAAAACTGGTGCAGCCATGTGGCCTGGGACAGATGTGAAAATACATGGAGCCTTTCCTACATATTATATGCCCTATGactttgctgtttcctttgaaGACAGAGTTGCTAGGCTTATTGACTGGTTTACGTCAGAAGAACCCATAAACTTCGGCCTCTTGTACTGGGAACAGCCTGATCAGATGGGCCATATTCTGGGTCCAGAAAATCCACTTATGGGACCCGTAATTAGTGATATTGACAAAAAGCTGGGATATCTTGTGTCCgagctgaagaaagcaaagctatGGGATGTGGTAAATGTCATAATCACAAGCGATCATGGAATGTCACAGTCCTCCTCGGAAAGGCTCATTGAGCTTGATCAGTACGTGAATAGAGAGCTCTATGAAGTCATTGAGCAGTCTCCTGTGGTAGCTATTTTGCCAAAAGAAG GCAAACTGGATGAAGTATATGAAGCTTTGGCCAATGCTCATCCCAACATGACTGTGTATAAAAAGGAGCAGATTCCAGATAGATTACATTACAAACACAACAGTAGAATTCAGCCAATCTTAGCAGTGGCTGATGAAGGATGGGAAATTCTGCATAAAAAGTCTGATGGTTTTCAAC CTGGTAATCATGGATATGACAACATTTTACCAGAAATGCATCCAATTTTTTTGGCATTTGGGCCTGCTTTCAGAAAGAATGCCACAAAAGAAGCCATGAATTCTACAGACCTGTATCCCTTGTTGTGCCATCTCCTTGGTATTAACCCACTGCCAAACAATGGTTCTTTCAATGCTGTGAAAGACATACTTGCTGAAGAAGTTCCCTTTGGAGCAGACACCTATGCTACTGTTGTAGGAGTCTTTCTGGGCAGCTTTCTTGTTATGGTATTTATTGCAGTTTTTGTTAAGCACTTCATCCTCGTCCAAGCAAACACCATGCAAATGCAACATACTGAAGCTGCCCAGCCACTGTTGCAAGATTAA
- the ENPP4 gene encoding bis(5'-adenosyl)-triphosphatase ENPP4 — protein MNSMLTLFFSGIVACCARSTGDPVSRLLLVSFDGFRADYLETYKLPHLQEFIEDGVLVKQVTNSFITKTFPNHYTIVTGLYEESHGIVANDMYDADAKKKFSQFNDSDPFWWNEAVPIWVTNQQQGNGASAAAMWPGTDVKINDTTPQFFMKYNFSVTFEERVEKIIAWMNSSNPVVSFAILYWEEPDASGHKYGPDDTENMRKVLEEVDNHIGFLTNKLKAFGLWDTTNIIITSDHGMASCSAKKLIILDECIGRNNYTLIDKSPVAAVLPRQNKRDVYNLLKKCNSHMKVYFKEEIPDRFHYCHNRRIQPIILVADEGWTIVQNESLSKLGDHGYDNALPSMHPFLAARGPAFHRGYKQSTINNVDIYPMMCHILGLTPQPHNGTFSNTKCLLADQWCINLPEAIGIVIGALMVLTTFTCIIIISKNRVAPPRPFSRLQLQYDDDDPLIG, from the exons ATGAACTCGATGttgacattatttttctctggaataGTTGCCTGTTGTGCTCGCTCTACAGGTGATCCAGTATCCAGGTTACTCCTCGTGTCCTTTGATGGCTTCAGGGCTGATTACTTGGAAACCTATAAACTTCCTCATCTTCAGGAGTTCATTGAGGACGGCGTGCTTGTAAAACAAGTTACAAATTCTTTTATCACCAAGACTTTCCCAAACCATTATACCATAGTGACAGGTTTATATGAAGAAAGCCATGGCATTGTGGCCAATGACATGTACGATGCAGATGCCAAGAAGAAGTTTTCACAGTTCAATGATTCAGATCCCTTCTGGTGGAATGAGGCAGTTCCGATTTGGGTAACAAATCAACAGCAGGGAAATGGAGCAAGTGCTGCTGCAATGTGGCCCGGTACCGACGTAAAAATTAATGATACAACCCCTCAGTTCTTCATGAAGTATAACTTTTCAGTAACATTTGAGGAGAGAGTGGAGAAAATCATTGCCTGGATGAACAGCTCTAATCCAGTAGTCAGTTTTGCTATACTATACTGGGAAGAACCGGATGCAAGTGGACACAAGTATGGGCCAGATGACACTGAGAACATGCGCAAGGTATTAGAAGAAGTGGATAATCATATTGGTTTCCTTACCAATAAATTGAAGGCATTTGGTTTGTGGGATACTACTAATATCATAATAACAAGTGATCATGGAATGGCCTCCTGTTCAGCAAAGAAGCTGATCATCCTGGATGAGTGCATTGGGCGCAACAACTACACTCTGATAGACAAGAGTCCAgttgctgcagtgctgccaaGGCAGa ACAAGAGAGACGTATATAACTTACTGAAAAAATGCAACAGTCACATGAAAGtgtatttcaaagaagaaattccAGACAGATTTCACTATTGTCATAATAGGAGAATTCAACCCATAATCCTGGTTGCAGACGAAGGCTGGACGATTGTACAGAACGAGTCGCTGTCCAAAT TAGGTGACCATGGCTATGACAATGCTCTCCCAAGCATGCATCCGTTCCTGGCTGCTCGCGGGCCTGCTTTTCATCGGGGTTACAAGCAGAGCACAATAAACAACGTTGATATCTACCCTATGATGTGCCACATCTTGGGCCTGACACCGCAGCCCCACAACGGCACTTTCAGTAACACCAAGTGCTTGCTCGCTGACCAATGGTGCATAAACCTTCCAGAAGCTATCGGGATAGTCATCGGGGCTTTGATGGTACTGACTACTTTCACCTGCATTATAATAATCTCCAAGAATAGAGTAGCTCCCCCACGGCCATTTTCCCGACTTCAGTTACAGTATGATGATGACGACCCTTTAATCGGATAG